From Apium graveolens cultivar Ventura chromosome 9, ASM990537v1, whole genome shotgun sequence, the proteins below share one genomic window:
- the LOC141685852 gene encoding uncharacterized protein LOC141685852, with protein sequence MLEKTYSTFHANNMLPQQQYRERGFQKYSELISVLLLAEQNNELLMKNYQARPTGSTLFLEVNVVTSNDLRPSKKFGHGRGRGRGFGCARGYARGCGFLHDRGHNNEKSLNLKRKSHYQNWMKNEEKPKVNMMDKRVESAYHRYGMKGHWSRTCCTSKHLVDLYKATLKNVKTTFIQEVGPLGISHLEAHLGGGGQVDPSNLIHMEASDFFDDIDAEMAKSRGGNN encoded by the coding sequence ATGTTGGAGAAAACTTATTCCACATTCCACGCCAATAATATGCTCCCGCAGCAGCAGTATCGTGAACGAGGGTTTCAGAAATATTCTGAGCTTATATCAGTCTTGCTTCTCGCAGAGCAAAATAATGAACTATTGATGAAAAATTATCAAGCCCGTCCCACAGGTTCAACACTATTTCTTGAAGTAAATGTTGTGACCAGTAATGATCTTAGGCCAAGTAAGAAATTTGGGCATGGACGAGGGCGTGGGCGTGGATTTGGTTGTGCTCGTGGATATGCTCGTGGATGTGGTTTCTTACATGATCGAGGTCATAATAATGAAAAATCCTTAAATTTGAAAAGAAAATCTCACTACCAGAACTGGATGAAAAATGAGGAAAAGCCAAAAGTAAATATGATGGATAAAAGGGTTGAAAGTGCTTATCACCGTTATGGAATGAAAGGCCATTGGAGTCGTACCTGCTGTACCTCCAAGCATCTGGTTGATCTTTACAAGGCCACTTTAAAAAATGTTAAAACTACTTTCATTCAAGAAGTTGGTCCTTTGGGAATTTCCCATCTTGAAGCACACCTTGGGGGTGGAGGCCAAGTTGATCCTTCGAACCTTATACATATGGAAGCTAGTGATTTTTTTGATGATATTGATGCGGAGATGGCCAAATCTCGCGGTGGCAATAATTAA